In Scomber scombrus chromosome 17, fScoSco1.1, whole genome shotgun sequence, the following proteins share a genomic window:
- the LOC133998046 gene encoding poly(A) polymerase type 3-like — protein sequence MQIPHFSIFKAQAPSCEDIPKWYGISGPISEDFPNEADLMQTRKLCDSLKSNGVFEDALELQHREKVLKRLESLYKEWLTELCEKQNLPESVTENVGGKIFPFGSFHLGVHTKGADIDALCVGPGFVERKEFFTSFFEKLKAQEEVEDIRAIEEAYVPVIKLSYDEIEIDLIFAQVPLKSITENLDLCNNKLLKGIDKRCVRSLNGYRVSGEILSLVPNVHNFRLTLRAIKLWAKRCNIYSNMLGFLGGVSWAILVARICQLYPHATASTLVLKFFKVFSKWEWPIPILLKEVKDYHFGFPVWDPRVNVSDCCHLMPIITPAYPQQNSTVNVSPSTLAIMKEEMKRGHDICEEVQQKKAQWSKLFETPDFFEKYQHYILLQASAATEKQHLEWVGLVESKIRLLVGTLERNEHISLAHVNLHPFAGSRNAKNKEGRKTKWLIAILFKEVSKNLKIDLTYDLLSFSDTVHSQAERCKIYEEGMTISAAYVKRENLHWVMPNGKQKKVFTPKPTHTVSSETLATVPPSHTPPVSAGQQAAERKAWPQSDMPAENLNADKESVSGTSSSPSQGSTPSKPSSPSTVPRATKRPSSPHSENPAKKLKEDMESTPETKGTSTNKPTTGVSLSESPSPTLSPPSAKRPATSEPETPAKKSKFDLSSPTDELSDMPPGPTEPLTSMKRTIKLKLNNLKDLFEAFGHHKHNMEDHLFLDGTLPLLSVCLLWRLATH from the exons ATGCAAATCCCCCATTTTAGTATATTTAAGGCACAGGCTCCATCATGTGAAGATATACCCAAGTGGTATGGGATTTCTGGTCCTATCAGTGAGGATTTTCCCAATGAGGCTGACCTGATGCAGACCAGAAAACTGTGTGACAGCCTCAAATCAAATGGTGTGTTTGAGGATGCCTTGGAGCTGCAGCACAG AGAAAAGGTCTTGAAAAGACTGGAGTCCCTCTACAAGGAGTGGCTCACAGAACTGTGTGAAAAACAG AACTTACCTGAATCTGTAACAGAGAATGTTGGAGGCAAGATCTTCCCATTTGGCTCCTTTCATCTGGGCGTGCACACTAAAG GTGCTGATATTGATGCCCTCTGTGTTGGACCTGGATTTGTTGAAAGAAAAGAATTCTTCACCTCTTTCTTTGAGAAACTGAAAGCACAAGAGGAAGTTGAAGACATACGG GCCATTGAAGAGGCATACGTCCCCGTTATCAAACTGTCCTATGATGAAATTGAG ATTGACTTGATCTTTGCTCAGGTGCCATTGAAAAGCATTACTGAAAATCTGGACCTCTGCAATAACAAGCTGTTGAAGGGCATAGACAAACGCTGTGTGAGGAGTCTCAATG GCTACAGAGTTTCAGGGGAGATCCTTAGCCTTGTGCCTAACGTCCACAACTTCCGACTCACTCTGAGAGCCATTAAGCTGTGGGCTAAAC GCTGTAACATTTACTCCAACATGCTCGGCTTTTTGGGGGGTGTATCATGGGCCATACTGGTAGCCAGAATCTGTCAGCTCTACCCACATGCTACAGCATCCACCCTGGTGTTGAAATTCTTCAAGGTCTTCTCCAAATG GGAGTGGCCAATCCCTATTCTCTTGAAAGAAGTAAAGGACTACCACTTTGGCTTTCCTGTTTGGGACCCTAGG GTTAATGTGAGTGACTGCTGCCACCTGATGCCAATCATCACCCCGGCGTACCCACAGCAGAACTCCACAGTCAACGTGAGTCCCTCGACCCTTGCCATCATGAAGGAGGAGATGAAACGGG GCCATGACATATGTGAAGAAGTACAGCAGAAAAAAGCACAGTGGTCCAAGCTATTTGAAACTCCAGACTTTTTTGAGAAGTACCA GCATTACATTCTGTTGCAAGCAAGTGCGGCGACAGAGAAGCAGCATCTTGAATG GGTTGGCCTAGTCGAGTCTAAAATCAGACTCCTGGTGGGAACTCTGGAGAGAAACGAGCACATTTCTCTGGCCCATGTTAATCTACATCCCTTCGCTGGATCCAGGAATGCCAAAAACAA ggaggggaggaagacaAAGTGGCTGATTGCAATCCTCTTTAAGGAGGTGTCTAAAAACCTGAAAATAGACCTGACCTATGACCTCCTGTCTTTCAGTGACACTG TCCATAGTCAGGCAGAACGCTGCAAGATATATGAGGAAGGGATGACCATATCAGCCGCGTATGTGAAAAGGGAAAATCTTCACTGGGTGATGCCTAATGGCAAGcaaaaaaaggttttcacaCCAAAACCGACTCACACAGTGAGCAGTGAAACCTTGGCCACTGTGCCACCTAGTCACACACCACCTGTCAGCGCCGGCCAACAAGCCGCAGAGAGAAAAGCTTGGCCTCAGTCTGACATGCCAGCTGAGAACCTTAATGCTGACAAG GAATCAGTGTCAGGGACGAGCAGCTCACCTTCTCAAGGGTCCACACCCAGCAAACCCTCCTCACCCTCCACGGTCCCACGGGCCACCAAGAGACCTTCTTCTCCACATTCAGAAAATCCAGCTAAGAAGCTCAAAGAAGATATGGAATCAACTCCAGAGACCAAAGGCACCAGCACTAACAAGCCCACTACAGGTGTCTCACTCAGTGAAAGTCCATCTCCCACCTTGAGCCCACCAAGTGCCAAGAGACCTGCCACTTCTGAGCCTGAGACGCCTGCCAAGAAGTCCAAATTTGATCTG AGTTCACCCACTGACGAACTGTCTGACATGCCACCCGGCCCCACCGAGCCTCTTACTTCCATGAAACGCACCATCAAACTCAAGCTC AACAACCTAAAGGATCTATTTGAGGCCTTCGGACACCATAAGCACAACATGGAAGACCACCTGTTCCTCGATGGCACCCTGCCactgctctctgtctgcctgctgtGGAGGCTAGCTACCCACTGA